One genomic region from candidate division WOR-3 bacterium encodes:
- the rbfA gene encoding 30S ribosome-binding factor RbfA: MQHREERVAAAIKHAVAEIILNELSDPAIGFVTVTRCRVTRDLKNAVVFLSIMGDKTRQETSLSHLRHATGFIRRRLGTRVKLRYLPELRLALDDILAQEQRVGDILHELFPDVPPAASAASEGADSGQPK, encoded by the coding sequence ATGCAACACCGGGAGGAACGCGTTGCCGCCGCTATCAAGCACGCTGTCGCCGAAATAATCCTCAATGAGCTGTCTGACCCGGCCATCGGTTTCGTAACGGTTACTCGTTGCCGGGTAACACGCGACTTGAAGAATGCCGTGGTGTTTCTTTCGATAATGGGCGACAAAACTAGGCAAGAGACCAGTCTCTCGCACCTCCGGCACGCCACAGGCTTCATCCGCCGCCGACTCGGCACACGGGTCAAACTGCGTTACCTTCCTGAGCTGCGTCTGGCCCTGGACGACATCCTCGCGCAGGAACAGCGGGTCGGCGACATCCTGCACGAACTTTTCCCCGACGTTCCGCCGGCTGCTTCAGCCGCTTCGGAAGGAGCCGATTCTGGCCAACCGAAATGA